ATCCAGATATTCATCAGGCAAGATCTCTGACGGTTAGAGAAGTGGCAAGAATACAGTCATTTCCTGATAATTATAAATTCGAAGGCCCTCGAATCGCGCAGTATGCACAGATTGGTAATGCCGTGCCTCCTCTTATGGCTAAAGGGATAGCAGTTGAAATCGAAAAGATGCTTGAAGAGATTTCATGAATACAGTTACCAGAGATAAAGAATATTTCTCAAAAATAAAAATAATAAGAACTGAACTTCTTATATGGGGAGAGGAAAATCTCAGAAAGTTTCCATGGAGAGAAACCTCTGATCCCTATAAAATTGCCGTTGCTGAAGTGATGCTTCATAGAACGAAAGCTGATCAGGTAAAAAATATTTATGAACAATTTATTCTTAAATATCCTGATTTTGAGTCAATTGTTAAAGCTGGTCGTGAAGCAATTAAAGCTGATCTAAAATCTCTTGGACTTTTCTGGCGTGCAGATTTACTTTACGACATGGCTGTGGAAGTTATGGAAAAATATGGTGGGGAACTGCCTCTGGATAGGAAAAAATTAATGACAATGCCGGGAGTAGGAAATTATATCTCAGCAGCCATTCTATGTTTTGGCTATAACTTTCCTGAGCCAGTACTGGATACAAATACTGTCCGTGTTCTTGGAAGAATTTTTGGGCTGAAAATTACTGATTCATCAAGGAGGAGCAAGCTTTTCTACGGGATTATGCATGATCTTGTTAATTTCTGGGATCCGAGAACTGTTTCTTTCGCTTTAATTGATTTTGCAAACGTGGTTTGTATTCCCAGTGATAAACCCAGATGTGAAATTTGTAGTCTTAGAGATATCTGTATCTATTACTCAAAGCTGTAAGCTCCGAATTGTGATTCTTAATACTTTTCACTAATTTATTTTTGAGCAACTGTATTCTAAAATATATACTCTTGTATCTTTCATGAAAATATAAATCTAGAGAACTGATTCTATAGAAAATTATTTAACCAAATTTTGGAATACTAACTTGGTATAATATTGTAAAATATTTAACAGATTGCATCTTTAATAATTTCTTTGGATTTTACATTCATTGGACATGTGGTGCGAGAATATGCGGGATAAATATATTGAAGAATTGATAAAAGAAGTTTTAGGGCCCAGAAATGGATCTGAAGAAACAATGATTGGATCAGATCCTTATACTGAATACATCACTGGAGTTATTATTCCAAAGGATTGTAAACAAAGAGAACTTAGTCCAGATTCGGAAATTCTTAATGTTGAGGGTGATGATAAGGGGGCAGAAGATGCTGATTCACAGGAAAACACATTTTCAATACTCCCATCTGAACTTGATCCTCGTGTAAGATCTAAATCATTTGGGATATCTTTCTTAGTTAAGGGTAAAGATCCTTATTTGAAAGTCTGTGTAACTTGGGGAAGATATTTCAAAGAAGAACTTATTTCAGAAAATTCTAATAGAAAGGTAGTTACCGAAACGGATTTTTCTTGGAAACGAAAACCTTACTGTGAAATTTTTAATCTCAACATGTCTGGAGAATCCTCTGAAGAAATAACTATTTACGAAGGAATAGATGGAAAAATTGTATTGAATAGTAGGGGGATAAAGGTCAATAATTCACTCCATATTATTCTTAGTCTGATAAATGAGTTAAAGATAGGAGATTGTTATGGAGACAAGGTGATTGAATCGTCTCTTTATCAGCCTTCTATACGTGTCATTCTTGGAAATGATTGCAAATTAGAGTCAATTGATTCCGAAGAAAATGATGAGCTTAACTTTATCTATAGAGAAAATCCTGTCCTAGCAAGAGGTCACATGTGTTCCTCTATATGGAAGGATGTAGATTATCAAGATAAATTTGACATTAAAGTATTATGGCCTGATGGTATTCATTTTGATAAATGTCGTGAATTCATAATTTGTGATGTAAGAAGTGAATTTGTTCCCCTTTATCCAAATCCAGCACCTATTTTTGAATGGACAAATTCTGAAATCTCGAATTCTCCAGTTTTCTCAGCTTTAAAGTTATCCGAAATGTGGGATGAAACAGAAATAAAAGATTATTTAAATCCTATCCTAAAAAGTTATGAACAATGGATTCTGAAAAATGAAACTTCACTTGAGGATTTTTCTGAGAAGGATAAAATTCTAGCAAAAAAGCTTATAGATAAACAAAAAATTTGCCTTAAAAGGATTAATAGAGGAATAGAATGCCTTCAAAATGATAAAGATATTCTTCTGTCATTTTGTTTTGCTAATAAAGTTATATGGTTACAAAACCTCTGGAAAAGGGGCGGCAAACTGGGGGAGAGTAATATTGACTTTGTTTGGAGACCGTTCCAGCTTGCATTTTTCTTAATGAATCTGGAATCTCTATCCAATAAAAACTCCGAATTCAGAGATTACGTTGATTTGCTGTGGGTGCCTACAGGAGGAGGAAAAACAGAGTCTTATCTTGCAATGATGGCATTTGTTATGGTTTTAAGACGAAGGAATGCACAGGCAAGAGTTCGGAATGGAGAAAAAGATAACAAAGATATAACTGGGGCAGGAACTTCCGTAATTTCTAGGTATACATTACGTCTTTTAACCGTCCAACAATTTAGAAGAACACTTATTATGATCACGGCAGCAGAGTACCTGCGTGTTTTCAATAATCAGGGACTTTCTGGATGGAGGCCACAAAAGTATTCTACATCTGAAGATTGGCTATACGGAACTGTAAGATTTTCTGTAGGAATGTGGGTAGGAGGAGGAGTATCTCCTAACCATCTTCGTGGTGAACAAGGAGCGATTAAAGCATTACAAAACAGTTCATCGTCAGAAGGTGAACCTGCTCAGATCGTAAAATGCCCAGTATGTGGTACTTGGCTTGCTGTCCCCAGTTCGGGTTTACCAGCCGGGGTTAATAAAATATATTTCGTAATTAAATACGAAAAAACTCTCTCTGAATTGAAGAGTCATGTTTCAAAGCTCACATCAGTATCTGATTTGATTACGGAAATTCAAGTTTTAGATGATAGATGCCTTATCAACTATTTCATAATGTATACTAAACTTGACAGCTCCAGAAAAGTTGACGAAAAAGAATTTGATGATATTATATCGAAACTTGAAAAAGAGCTTAACGTCAAAGTTGCCTCTTTCAGACCTTCACGATCTGGTTATTTCCCTTCATACAATGAAGTTGGAAGAAGAAAAGATTCACCTGTTGATTTTGAAATTTTTTGTCCGAATCCTGAATGTGATCTTAACAGTAATGTTAATCATAAGGAAGGCGTACCCTCCAATGTTTCTGGAAATTCAAAAAAGAAATTACCAGACGGTCTATTTGTGAAAGACAATGCCTCTCCATTTGCTGAATATTCACATATTCCTATTCCAGCATATACTGTTGATGAACAGATATACCATAGATGTCCAACTATTATTGTAAGTACTGCAGATAAAATAGCTAGATTGGCTTTTGAACCCAGATGTAGTTCTATATTTGGAAACATAAGTAAATATAATGGATTTTATGGTTATTACCGTGGTGACTCAGAAGAAGTATTGCCAAATAATTGCACCAAAAACGCGATTTCAAAGTATTCCTCTAATGTAAATCCATTCCTTCCGCCTGATATGATAGTACAGGATGAACTTCATTTAATGGATGGACCTTTGGGTAGTATGTTTGGTATTTATGAGTGTATTGTCGATGGGCTTATCCGCGAATCAGGTGGATCTCCAAAATATATTGCATCTTCTGCAACTGTTAATGATGCAGCGATTCAAGTTAAAAGTCTTTTTAATAGACCTTTATCCCAATTTCCTGCATATGGTTTAACTTTCAAAGACAGTTTTTTTGTTAGAATGCCTGCGTGGTCATCTGGATGGGATGAAAATAGACCTGGGAGAGTTTACATGGGAATCTATGCACCAGGAAGAGGTCCGCTAACACCGATTATAAGAATCTGGTCAAGGATGCTGCAAACTGGTGGAGAGAATTGTTCTGAAAAGGGTATTGTAAATTTCTGGACTCTTGTAGGCTATTTTAATTCTATTAGGGAGTTAGGAGGAAATAGATCACTTTTTAGAGAAGACATTATTGAAAGATTAAACAATATTTCCAAAGATTCAGTTCGAAATTTGGATGCAGAAAAAGTGGTTGAACTTTCAAGCCGGATAAACTCTACTGATATTCCACAGCTACTTGAAGAACTAGAACAGGGAAAGAATCGCACTATAAATGAAAACCCTGATGCTATATTCACTACATCAATGTTTGGAACTGGTGTAGATATTCCTCACTTATCCTTGATGGTTGTAAACGGGCAGCCCAAAACAACATCTCAGTACATTCAGGCAACTGGTCGAGTAGGAAGAGATCACGGAGCTCTGGTTGTCACATTTTATAAAGCTGGGAGAGCAAGAGATCTTAGCCATTATGAAATATTTACAGGGTACCATCATAGAATAAACATCGAGGTAGAACCTGCTTCGGTTTCTCCTTTTTCAGACGGATGTTTAGAGAAAGCAGCCGGTCCTGCAATTGTTTCTTTTCTAAGAAATATGCCTGATCCCAGTTCTAGATGGTTTGCTGAATCAGGTCATACTATTCAAAATGAGGAGTCATTGAAAGACTTTGAAATTTTTTTGCGTACTTGCTTACCTAGTGACATTTCCAAAAAAGTAATCCAGTGTTTCCGTTCTCAGTATGATCGGTGGCTTGGAATCTCACAAAAGCTTGGTTTCACTGAAAATTTGGTTTATAATGAGTATACTCTATATAGGCCTCCAGAAAAAAATGTAATACTTGGGGATCCAGCACATGAAAAGGTTGGTTTATGTGTTGTTTACAAAAACGCGCCACAATCTCTTCGTGAAATAGAAGAAACTACTGCGTTTGAGGTGTAAATATGACAAGGGAATTTCAGCATATAAGCAGATCGCAGTTTGTTCTTACTTATGGTCCGGGTTCCGTAATCGAAACTAAAAAAGGACCTCGGATTATTCCCTCACTGGAAAAAGGACTTGGTGAGAACTTTAATCCGGATACTTTTCGAAGATTTGAAATCGCAGAGACAAGGATTTCCAAGTACATTAAAAGCAGATCGGAAGAAAAAATAAATATTCGCATATTAGCTTTGCCTACAAACGCTGGACTTGGAAAGCAAAGCAATTATCGTGTTTACTCAACATATGTTTTCCCGGTGTGGAAAGTCTGCTATGGAAGAAGAGGAAATCATGCCCCCATTTTGTATAACGGATCTAAATGCCCTCTATGTGAAACTAACGATGAATCTTCTGCAGTTAGATTTGTTGCAGCGTGTCCAGATGGTCACCTCGATGAAGTAAACTGGAATTATGCTGTCCATAAAAACTCGTCATGTAAACCAGACTACTTCCGCTGGAAAGCAAATGGAAGTTCTCTAGAAGATATTATCATAGAATGTCCTATTTGTAGAGCTAGAAACAATATGAAGGAAATTTACAAAATGAATTTTTTCTGTAAGGGAAGAATTCCTGAAAGAGAATCTCCTTCTAGCGATTATTTTCCCATTTATACCAAGCCTGATAGGTCAAAAAATTGTGAAAAAATGATGAAAATAATGCAGAGGCAGTCAACTTCACTCAGGGTTTCTGAAACAATGACCCTTTTGACAATTCCAGAATTCGATAATCAGATATCAAGAATTCTTCAAAGGTATGATGTTTC
This window of the Methanosarcina mazei S-6 genome carries:
- a CDS encoding HhH-GPD family protein is translated as MNTVTRDKEYFSKIKIIRTELLIWGEENLRKFPWRETSDPYKIAVAEVMLHRTKADQVKNIYEQFILKYPDFESIVKAGREAIKADLKSLGLFWRADLLYDMAVEVMEKYGGELPLDRKKLMTMPGVGNYISAAILCFGYNFPEPVLDTNTVRVLGRIFGLKITDSSRRSKLFYGIMHDLVNFWDPRTVSFALIDFANVVCIPSDKPRCEICSLRDICIYYSKL
- the drmA gene encoding DISARM system helicase DrmA, yielding MRDKYIEELIKEVLGPRNGSEETMIGSDPYTEYITGVIIPKDCKQRELSPDSEILNVEGDDKGAEDADSQENTFSILPSELDPRVRSKSFGISFLVKGKDPYLKVCVTWGRYFKEELISENSNRKVVTETDFSWKRKPYCEIFNLNMSGESSEEITIYEGIDGKIVLNSRGIKVNNSLHIILSLINELKIGDCYGDKVIESSLYQPSIRVILGNDCKLESIDSEENDELNFIYRENPVLARGHMCSSIWKDVDYQDKFDIKVLWPDGIHFDKCREFIICDVRSEFVPLYPNPAPIFEWTNSEISNSPVFSALKLSEMWDETEIKDYLNPILKSYEQWILKNETSLEDFSEKDKILAKKLIDKQKICLKRINRGIECLQNDKDILLSFCFANKVIWLQNLWKRGGKLGESNIDFVWRPFQLAFFLMNLESLSNKNSEFRDYVDLLWVPTGGGKTESYLAMMAFVMVLRRRNAQARVRNGEKDNKDITGAGTSVISRYTLRLLTVQQFRRTLIMITAAEYLRVFNNQGLSGWRPQKYSTSEDWLYGTVRFSVGMWVGGGVSPNHLRGEQGAIKALQNSSSSEGEPAQIVKCPVCGTWLAVPSSGLPAGVNKIYFVIKYEKTLSELKSHVSKLTSVSDLITEIQVLDDRCLINYFIMYTKLDSSRKVDEKEFDDIISKLEKELNVKVASFRPSRSGYFPSYNEVGRRKDSPVDFEIFCPNPECDLNSNVNHKEGVPSNVSGNSKKKLPDGLFVKDNASPFAEYSHIPIPAYTVDEQIYHRCPTIIVSTADKIARLAFEPRCSSIFGNISKYNGFYGYYRGDSEEVLPNNCTKNAISKYSSNVNPFLPPDMIVQDELHLMDGPLGSMFGIYECIVDGLIRESGGSPKYIASSATVNDAAIQVKSLFNRPLSQFPAYGLTFKDSFFVRMPAWSSGWDENRPGRVYMGIYAPGRGPLTPIIRIWSRMLQTGGENCSEKGIVNFWTLVGYFNSIRELGGNRSLFREDIIERLNNISKDSVRNLDAEKVVELSSRINSTDIPQLLEELEQGKNRTINENPDAIFTTSMFGTGVDIPHLSLMVVNGQPKTTSQYIQATGRVGRDHGALVVTFYKAGRARDLSHYEIFTGYHHRINIEVEPASVSPFSDGCLEKAAGPAIVSFLRNMPDPSSRWFAESGHTIQNEESLKDFEIFLRTCLPSDISKKVIQCFRSQYDRWLGISQKLGFTENLVYNEYTLYRPPEKNVILGDPAHEKVGLCVVYKNAPQSLREIEETTAFEV